CCTCCTCGCCTGCCGGGAAGCCTACGCCGGGTACGTCCGGGAGACGCTGAGGGGGGACTTGGCCGACATCGAGGGACGCTACCTGGGGGGGAACCAGGGCGGTTTCTGGGTGGCTCAGGCGGAAGGGGCCGGGTGTCTGGCGGGCACAGTGGGCGCCAAACCTGACCCCGGTGACCCCACCTCCTGCCAGCTGATGCGGCTGTCGGTGGACAGGCGGTACCGCCACCATGGTCTGGGGTCCCGGCTCACCCAGACGGTCCTGGACTTTGCGCGCACTAGCGGCTACCACCGCTGCTCTCTCCAGACATCCGACGTCCAGGAGCCTGCCCTGCGCCTGTACCAGAGGCTGGGTTTCCGTCTCGTGAGCTCCAACCGGCCACCAAGCGCCGGGCTCCTGATCCATTTGTCCAACATACGGGTGTGCACGCTGGAGAAGAGGCTGTGACGAGCTCTCCCTACTGTCCACAGCTCTCCACACGCCCTCCCAGTGCTGTACAGCCCGGACGGGGAGGGGTCTAGCCTGCATGGGTGGGCGAGGGGTCTAGACTGGATGGTTAGGGCatggggcgggtggtgggggggtggggggggggtggctgtgtTGGTCCAGACTGTATAGATGGGGGAGGGGCCTACACTGGATATTGGGGAAGGGGCTCAGAGCAGATGTTGGAGAATTGCGCGAGAGTGGacaggggggtgggagggcagtCTAGACTGGGTTTTGAGGAAGGGGTCTAGACTGGATGGGTGGGGTGACCATCTCAACTGGAAATTGGGGAAGCGTCTGGATGGGATGGCTGGGTGTATTGTCTAGTCTggatgagtggggaggtgggtaggCTGTTAATTGGGGAGGGGTCTAGAGTGGATATTGGGGAGGGGTCTAGAGTGGATGAGTGGGTTTGGCTTCTAGAATGGAAGGGTGAGGTGGTGCCTACACTTTATATTTGGGTAGGGGGTCTAGGCTGAATATTGGGGATGGGGCCTGGACtggatgggagggggagagtctAGAGTGgatgtgtggggaatgggtccagactgtgtggtggtggaggggtctAGACTGGATGCGTGGGTGGAGGGGTCTAGCCTGGAAGGTCGGGGGTCAAGACTGGATTGGCAAGGGAGGGATCTGTTTGAGGTGAGAACTATCACTTGACatcagaatgtggtgtgtctgatcaCTAGTCTCCTATTGGTTTACAGGGACTGTGTACTGACCATAAACATTAGAACCAGTGactatctgtaaaggtatagcagtgggtgagggtgtattGTAACATCGTTCATCACTTCCTGTTTAATAAATGCCATAATCTTTTGTTAAATGTTCACCAGCtgcctcctgtgactctgttcagtagctgctctccacgtatctaaaccaAAAAAATACCAGCCAGAacctatcaagccgggttccaccccTTGGATCTGACTTGCCCAGCAGGGACATCAGCTGGGGTTGTAACAAAAGACAAACCAGCTCTCTTTGCAACCCTGCGCTTCCCAAACTCTCGCCATTTAAGAAATATCCGGCCTTTCTGGTTCAAACACCAAAGTGAGTAACTGTGCACCATTGTTTTGGGGCAGGTAGTAATGGCCAGGCTGACCGGATCCCAAAGGGGAACTTGGCCAAGCTGTCACGACGATTTGCAATGTGTAACCTTCATTAAGAGAAGGTGTGGGTACTGAGGTcggaagtaaagattccactcgCGCTTTTGGGGATTTTAAACGTCAAATGAAAACATCGAGTAACAAAGGAGAATAAAGtgtaaacacacaagattacagttacgcagttaaatttagtcttatagCCTTTCCCGAAAGGTTTCTACTCAACTCGACTGACAAATAATTACCTTTCTGCAGGCAATAGTTACAATAGATtcctaatctataaaacatccagtaatattaccatgaGGTAACCACAGTTACTATAGGGGAGGAATCGCaaaagcttctctctccctctcaccgggCAGTGGAAATCCAAGGTTTGTTACAAAACCTCATGTTCTGGCACAACCAGACATTTCTGCAGGGCGGCTAAATCTGCTTCGTTCACAGGAATGTGCCCACACAGCACACTCCACGAGATCACATTGCTACCCCCACATACAGCTTCCAATCTCTCTTTAAACACATTTAAACCCTTTCACCTTTAAACCCATTATCATTAACGCTCTTCTGAAAGCTAAATTTCCCAGAATCTGAAATCTTTCACCCTGTCTTTATAGGCACCGCTTTTGGGAAAAACTAAACTGAAtaactttgttttatttatttatgatctttgccagttgtaaaaattCCTTTTGTCTCTCTTTGAAATCCAACAGCTCCTCACTTATCTCCGTATGAAAATGTCTGTACGTGCTG
Above is a window of Carcharodon carcharias isolate sCarCar2 chromosome 27, sCarCar2.pri, whole genome shotgun sequence DNA encoding:
- the LOC121270643 gene encoding probable N-acetyltransferase camello; the encoded protein is MDRGPAGGQSSAATPGLVIRPYLPEDSVQARRIFEAGMLELVPAAFRRASRSPANLGLLLAVSGAVYALTASPALAGLSALALLALVLLACREAYAGYVRETLRGDLADIEGRYLGGNQGGFWVAQAEGAGCLAGTVGAKPDPGDPTSCQLMRLSVDRRYRHHGLGSRLTQTVLDFARTSGYHRCSLQTSDVQEPALRLYQRLGFRLVSSNRPPSAGLLIHLSNIRVCTLEKRL